One stretch of Gemmatimonadota bacterium DNA includes these proteins:
- a CDS encoding 3-deoxy-7-phosphoheptulonate synthase: MSFKQIQPIPSAEKIQDVLPLPDDLKAKKEERDAEIRAIFERKSDKFLLVIGPCSAHNVDAVCEYVNRLARLQEQVMDKLVLVPRIYTNKPRTTGEGYKGMAHQPDPEGMPDMVVGIKTIRQMQIRAFRESHLTAADEMLYPSNLPYVEDLLSYIAVGARSVENQNHRLTISGVDVPAGMKNPTGGDLDVMFNAIYAAQIPHVFFHNGWEVGTSGNPLTHAVLRGMSYNGRSIPNYHYEDLMHVAEEYLARKLGNPTIIVDTNHNNSDKTFSEQPRIGLEVMRSRRHSALLHNVVRGLMVESYLEEGAQKPEEGIFGKSITDPCLGWEDTEVFVKDLAGLV, from the coding sequence ATGAGTTTCAAACAGATTCAGCCCATTCCCAGTGCAGAAAAAATCCAGGATGTTTTGCCGCTACCCGATGATTTGAAGGCTAAGAAAGAAGAACGCGATGCCGAGATTCGGGCTATTTTTGAGCGCAAGAGCGATAAGTTTTTGTTGGTTATTGGTCCGTGCTCGGCTCACAATGTCGATGCGGTGTGCGAATATGTGAATCGCCTGGCGCGGCTCCAAGAGCAGGTGATGGACAAGCTGGTGCTCGTGCCGCGGATTTATACCAATAAGCCGCGCACGACTGGCGAAGGGTATAAGGGCATGGCCCATCAGCCCGACCCTGAAGGTATGCCCGATATGGTTGTTGGGATTAAGACCATTCGGCAGATGCAGATTCGCGCTTTTCGCGAGTCGCATTTGACGGCGGCGGATGAGATGCTCTATCCTTCGAATTTGCCTTATGTGGAGGATTTGCTGAGTTATATTGCCGTGGGGGCGCGGTCTGTTGAAAATCAGAATCATCGCCTGACTATTAGCGGCGTCGATGTGCCTGCGGGGATGAAAAATCCAACGGGTGGCGATCTGGATGTGATGTTCAATGCCATTTATGCCGCGCAAATTCCGCATGTATTTTTTCACAATGGCTGGGAGGTCGGCACGTCGGGCAATCCGCTGACGCATGCGGTGTTGCGCGGGATGTCGTATAATGGGCGAAGCATACCCAATTATCACTACGAAGATTTGATGCATGTTGCCGAGGAATATCTGGCGCGCAAGTTGGGCAATCCGACGATTATTGTGGATACCAATCACAATAATTCAGATAAAACGTTTTCCGAACAGCCGCGCATTGGTCTGGAGGTGATGCGCAGCCGCCGCCATTCCGCGCTGCTTCACAATGTGGTGCGTGGGTTGATGGTGGAGAGTTATCTGGAAGAGGGCGCGCAAAAACCCGAAGAGGGGATATTTGGGAAATCCATCACTGACCCGTGCTTGGGGTGGGAAGATACGGAAGTGTTTGTGAAGGACCTGGCGGGTCTGGTTTAG
- the aroE gene encoding shikimate dehydrogenase: MNIRATSQVLGVIGDPVAHSFSPDMHNAAIAALDVDYCYVAFHVLPDRVGEAMKGLRGLNMRGLNVTIPHKLAVMEHLDRISEEALAVGAVNTISREDDELVGYNTDVYGVLTALRDIAGIVTFPAHCVVLGAGGAARAVTYALGTQDGVQRVTILNRTVGRAEALAVDMEKITGTKMDVGALDADAQCRAFADAGVVVNTTSLGMYPEVNASPLADVRAVHPDLVLYDTVFNPLDTQLMRAFQSVGAPAFGGLDMLVFQGARSFAIWTGVEPPTDVMKDVVVKRVGNSIKN, encoded by the coding sequence ATGAATATTCGCGCAACAAGTCAGGTGCTGGGCGTTATTGGCGACCCGGTGGCTCATTCGTTTTCTCCCGATATGCACAATGCTGCAATCGCCGCATTAGATGTGGATTATTGTTATGTGGCTTTTCACGTGTTGCCCGACCGCGTGGGCGAGGCGATGAAGGGGTTGCGCGGGCTGAATATGCGCGGGTTAAATGTGACTATTCCGCACAAGCTGGCGGTGATGGAACACCTGGACCGCATTTCAGAAGAAGCACTGGCCGTGGGTGCGGTCAATACTATTTCGCGCGAAGACGATGAACTGGTCGGATACAATACGGATGTCTATGGCGTCTTGACGGCATTGCGCGATATTGCGGGGATTGTGACATTTCCCGCGCATTGCGTGGTGCTCGGCGCAGGTGGGGCGGCCCGCGCTGTGACGTATGCGCTGGGGACGCAAGATGGGGTGCAGCGGGTGACGATTTTGAATCGCACGGTCGGGCGAGCCGAGGCTCTGGCGGTGGATATGGAAAAAATAACTGGTACAAAAATGGATGTGGGTGCGCTGGATGCCGATGCGCAATGCAGGGCGTTTGCCGATGCGGGCGTGGTTGTGAATACCACTTCGCTGGGGATGTATCCCGAGGTCAATGCCTCGCCCCTTGCCGATGTGCGCGCTGTCCATCCGGATCTGGTGCTTTACGATACGGTGTTCAATCCGCTGGATACGCAGTTGATGCGCGCGTTTCAATCGGTTGGAGCACCGGCCTTTGGGGGGCTGGATATGCTGGTTTTTCAAGGGGCGCGGTCTTTTGCGATCTGGACAGGTGTTGAGCCACCGACTGATGTGATGAAAGATGTTGTTGTCAAACGGGTGGGGAATTCAATTAAGAATTAG
- the pheA gene encoding chorismate mutase, giving the protein MEKDLDFWREKIDALDDQILELLNERARYALSVGKIKRAEGLPLHAPERETLILNRIRELNGGPLSHEAAQRIFRQIIDESLRLEEDHSDSES; this is encoded by the coding sequence AAGGATCTGGATTTCTGGCGCGAGAAAATCGATGCTTTAGATGATCAGATTCTCGAGTTGCTCAATGAGCGTGCCCGGTATGCGCTGTCTGTGGGAAAAATTAAGCGTGCCGAGGGTTTGCCCTTGCATGCCCCTGAACGAGAAACCCTGATTCTCAACCGCATTCGCGAGTTGAATGGCGGTCCTTTGAGTCACGAAGCAGCGCAACGCATTTTTAGACAGATTATCGATGAGTCACTGCGGTTGGAAGAAGATCACTCAGATTCAGAGTCTTAA
- the ubiE gene encoding bifunctional demethylmenaquinone methyltransferase/2-methoxy-6-polyprenyl-1,4-benzoquinol methylase UbiE: MKCEHRHSPEAPAGIARDVLPEPEAKRAFVRQMFDGIARRYDLLNHLLSLGIDILWRKKTIDRLQPEPKWRILDLATGTGDLGFECGKRAGDIQVIGVDPSVPMLREGIKKNESRANPVAFLCGDGECLPFGEGIFDGVTIGFGIRNVAELETALSEMCRVLKVGGRVAVLEFSRPRTPVFRGLYNFYFQRILPRIGHMVSRDPNAYRYLYESVMRFPEGDDFCRRLFDAGFVDIQAVRLSFGIATIYLASKS, translated from the coding sequence ATGAAATGTGAACACAGGCATAGCCCTGAAGCCCCTGCGGGTATCGCGCGCGATGTGTTGCCCGAACCAGAAGCCAAGCGCGCTTTTGTGCGACAGATGTTTGACGGGATTGCCCGTAGATACGATTTGCTCAACCACCTGTTGAGTCTGGGCATTGATATTTTGTGGCGAAAAAAGACGATTGACCGATTGCAACCCGAGCCTAAGTGGCGAATTTTGGATCTGGCTACGGGCACGGGTGATTTAGGGTTTGAATGCGGCAAGCGCGCTGGCGATATTCAGGTGATCGGCGTCGATCCTTCGGTGCCAATGTTGCGTGAGGGTATAAAAAAAAATGAGTCGCGAGCAAATCCGGTCGCATTTCTGTGTGGCGATGGGGAGTGTCTTCCCTTTGGTGAGGGGATATTTGACGGCGTGACAATCGGATTTGGCATTCGCAATGTGGCCGAGTTGGAAACGGCCCTGAGCGAGATGTGCCGCGTGCTCAAGGTGGGTGGGCGCGTGGCTGTGCTGGAGTTTTCAAGGCCGCGAACCCCTGTGTTCCGCGGCCTTTATAATTTTTATTTTCAGCGTATTTTGCCCCGTATTGGGCACATGGTTTCTCGCGATCCGAATGCCTACCGCTATTTGTATGAATCTGTGATGCGTTTTCCCGAAGGTGATGATTTTTGCAGGCGGTTATTCGATGCGGGATTTGTCGATATACAGGCGGTTCGGTTGAGTTTTGGGATTGCAACCATTTATCTGGCGTCGAAATCGTAA
- a CDS encoding prephenate dehydrogenase yields MNDPPFTDAAIAIVGVGLIGGSLGLAFKRLGIGREIIGISRAETLREAHALDVIDSGYEYDAMDNGVKRSDLVFLCSPIVRILEQLPAVVRAASPGCIITDVGSTKGAIVACAERVAREDVHFVGGHPMAGSEKSGVGAADPFLFENALYVLTPASGVSDEIVDALAALVQCIGARSMRMEAETHDRVAATVSHLPQMMATTLVGLVGRLNEADGLPLQMAAGGFRDLTRIASSPFAMWRDICQTNAGPIREMIDAYLDALVAIRDKVDREALSEDFDYANRIRGEIPRDSKGFLHPLHEILLVVEDKPGVIADVASRLSAEGINIEDIEVLKVREGEGGTIRMGFGQEEEADRSVGILRDAGYQVRLR; encoded by the coding sequence ATGAACGATCCTCCGTTTACAGATGCCGCGATTGCCATTGTGGGTGTGGGGTTGATTGGTGGGTCGCTGGGGTTGGCGTTTAAGCGACTGGGAATTGGGCGCGAGATTATTGGTATTAGTCGCGCAGAGACCCTGCGAGAAGCCCATGCGCTTGATGTGATCGACAGTGGCTATGAATACGACGCGATGGACAATGGCGTAAAGCGGTCAGATCTGGTATTTTTGTGTTCGCCCATTGTGCGTATTCTGGAGCAGTTGCCTGCGGTTGTGCGAGCGGCCTCGCCGGGTTGTATTATTACAGATGTGGGTAGCACAAAGGGCGCGATTGTCGCCTGTGCAGAACGGGTTGCGCGTGAAGATGTACATTTTGTGGGCGGGCATCCTATGGCGGGGTCAGAAAAGAGCGGCGTGGGCGCAGCCGATCCTTTTTTGTTTGAAAACGCGCTTTATGTGCTTACGCCCGCAAGCGGTGTTTCCGACGAAATTGTGGATGCGCTTGCAGCACTGGTGCAATGCATTGGTGCGCGTTCTATGCGTATGGAGGCCGAAACCCATGATCGGGTCGCTGCGACGGTGAGTCATTTGCCGCAGATGATGGCTACCACGCTCGTGGGATTGGTGGGCAGGCTCAATGAGGCCGATGGCCTTCCCTTGCAAATGGCAGCGGGTGGGTTCCGCGATTTGACGCGTATTGCCTCCAGTCCGTTTGCGATGTGGCGGGATATTTGTCAGACGAATGCCGGTCCTATTCGCGAGATGATCGATGCGTATCTCGACGCGCTTGTGGCGATACGAGATAAGGTGGATCGGGAAGCGTTATCAGAAGATTTTGATTATGCCAATCGCATTCGCGGGGAGATTCCCAGAGATTCCAAGGGGTTTTTGCATCCGCTTCACGAAATTTTGCTGGTGGTAGAAGACAAACCCGGTGTGATTGCCGATGTTGCCTCGCGTTTATCTGCTGAAGGAATTAATATTGAAGATATCGAGGTGTTGAAGGTACGCGAAGGCGAAGGGGGGACGATTCGGATGGGGTTTGGGCAGGAGGAGGAAGCCGACCGGTCTGTCGGTATTTTGCGAGATGCGGGTTACCAAGTGCGGTTGCGTTAG